In the Streptomyces sp. NBC_00525 genome, one interval contains:
- a CDS encoding SDR family oxidoreductase yields MILVTGATGNIGRPLLTELRSCGAGPLRGLTRDVSRAGFPEGVEAVEGDLAVPESLEAALSGVRALFLPSRVGPDADVLAAARRAGVEHVVLVSSITVLTHPHLGPAAENQEVERLLKDSGMAWTILRPTQFASNALMWAATIRAGDTVRAPFPDTGLPTIHPADIASVVRAALTEPGHRGRTYPLTGPEPVSARQQAAAVAAALGREVPFAGASRQEARAPLAAVFGEAAADAVLDVMGGDVNDELLAVRDTVERVTGAPGRPFRQWAAENAAAFR; encoded by the coding sequence ATGATCCTCGTGACCGGAGCCACCGGAAACATCGGACGCCCGCTGCTGACGGAGTTGCGCTCCTGCGGCGCGGGCCCGCTGCGGGGGCTCACCCGTGACGTCTCACGAGCCGGTTTCCCCGAGGGGGTCGAGGCCGTGGAGGGCGACCTCGCGGTGCCGGAGTCGCTGGAGGCCGCCCTGTCCGGGGTCCGCGCGCTCTTTCTGCCGTCGCGGGTGGGCCCGGACGCCGACGTCCTCGCGGCGGCGCGGCGGGCCGGGGTGGAGCATGTGGTGCTGGTGTCGTCCATCACCGTCCTGACCCACCCGCACCTGGGCCCGGCCGCCGAGAACCAGGAGGTCGAACGCCTGCTCAAGGACAGCGGGATGGCGTGGACGATCCTGCGGCCGACCCAGTTCGCGTCGAACGCCCTGATGTGGGCCGCGACGATCAGGGCCGGCGACACGGTCCGTGCCCCGTTCCCGGACACCGGGCTGCCCACCATCCATCCCGCCGACATCGCGTCGGTGGTCCGTGCCGCCCTGACCGAGCCGGGCCACCGGGGGCGGACCTACCCTCTGACCGGCCCGGAGCCGGTGTCCGCCCGGCAGCAGGCGGCGGCCGTCGCGGCGGCCCTCGGGCGCGAGGTGCCGTTCGCCGGAGCGAGCCGGCAGGAGGCCCGGGCGCCGCTGGCCGCCGTGTTCGGTGAGGCGGCGGCGGACGCGGTGCTGGACGTCATGGGCGGCGACGTCAACGACGAACTGCTGGCGGTGCGCGACACGGTCGAGCGGGTCACCGGCGCGCCGGGCAGGCCGTTTCGGCAGTGGGCCGCGGAGAACGCGGCCGCGTTCCGCTGA
- a CDS encoding DUF4287 domain-containing protein → MTTPPKGPASYFPSIEKKYGRPVEEWKELIRSSDLTKHMELVAWLKAEHGLGHGHANALVAHTLAEAGS, encoded by the coding sequence ATGACCACACCGCCCAAGGGACCCGCCAGCTACTTCCCGTCCATCGAGAAGAAGTACGGCCGCCCCGTCGAGGAGTGGAAGGAGCTCATCCGCTCCTCCGACCTCACCAAGCACATGGAACTCGTCGCCTGGCTCAAGGCCGAGCACGGCCTGGGCCACGGCCACGCCAACGCGCTCGTCGCGCACACCCTGGCCGAAGCGGGGAGCTGA
- a CDS encoding alpha/beta fold hydrolase has product MTTTVDRIISADGTAIAFERRGSGPAVLLVGGALMTRSASEDLAGLLAEHFTVVTYDRRGRGDSGDAPGYEVRREVEDIDALIEGPCGGTAMLFGMSSGAALALEATARGSAVGRLALYEPPFITDDSRPPLPADYVAHLTELVAREAYGDAVAYFMTAAIDMPDEAVAGMRQTPFWASLEAVARTLPYDGRIMGDTMSGRPLPLERWAPVTVPVLVGSGDAGASHMETGARELAGAGDNFTLRIFEGEEHTIAPETLAPVLAGFFAGDRTA; this is encoded by the coding sequence ATGACCACGACAGTGGACAGGATCATCTCGGCCGACGGCACGGCCATCGCGTTCGAACGGCGGGGCTCGGGCCCGGCCGTGCTGCTGGTCGGCGGCGCGCTCATGACCCGGAGCGCCTCCGAGGACCTGGCCGGGCTGCTCGCCGAGCACTTCACGGTCGTCACCTACGACCGGCGGGGCCGGGGCGACAGCGGGGACGCCCCCGGGTACGAGGTGCGGCGCGAGGTCGAGGACATCGACGCGCTCATCGAGGGGCCCTGCGGCGGGACCGCGATGCTGTTCGGGATGTCGTCGGGTGCCGCACTCGCCCTGGAGGCGACGGCGCGGGGCAGCGCCGTCGGCCGGCTCGCCCTGTACGAGCCGCCGTTCATCACCGACGACAGCCGGCCGCCGCTGCCCGCCGACTACGTGGCACACCTGACGGAACTCGTCGCCCGCGAGGCGTACGGGGACGCCGTCGCGTACTTCATGACGGCGGCGATCGACATGCCGGACGAGGCCGTCGCGGGCATGCGGCAGACCCCGTTCTGGGCGAGCCTGGAGGCCGTCGCCCGCACCCTTCCGTACGACGGCCGGATCATGGGCGACACGATGTCCGGCCGTCCGCTGCCCCTCGAACGCTGGGCCCCCGTCACCGTCCCCGTCCTCGTCGGCAGCGGCGACGCGGGCGCATCGCACATGGAGACCGGCGCCCGCGAACTCGCCGGGGCCGGCGACAACTTCACCCTGCGGATCTTCGAGGGCGAGGAGCACACCATCGCGCCGGAGACCCTCGCCCCGGTCCTCGCCGGCTTCTTCGCCGGGGACCGTACGGCGTAA
- a CDS encoding TetR/AcrR family transcriptional regulator translates to MDERSARKHQAILEAGTTVFLNKGYAGTSMDDIAKLAAVSKQTVYKHFSDKEKLFAEIVLATTDRIDAMVDLVADIPADAGALTENLTQLARQFLTALTRPQVIQLRRLVIANADAFPELGAAWYEQGFERVLATLADTFRRLTEQGLLKTPDPLLAAHHFSGLLLWIPVNRAMFHGGPQHSAADLDRLAEGGIRAFLAAYA, encoded by the coding sequence ATGGACGAACGGTCGGCGCGCAAGCACCAGGCGATCCTGGAGGCGGGGACCACCGTGTTCCTGAACAAGGGTTACGCGGGGACGAGCATGGACGACATCGCGAAGCTGGCCGCGGTGTCCAAGCAGACCGTCTACAAGCACTTCTCGGACAAGGAGAAGCTGTTCGCGGAGATCGTGCTCGCCACCACCGACCGCATCGACGCCATGGTCGACCTGGTCGCGGACATCCCCGCCGACGCCGGAGCGCTCACCGAGAACCTGACGCAGCTGGCCCGCCAGTTCCTCACGGCTCTCACCCGGCCCCAGGTCATCCAGCTGCGGCGGCTCGTCATCGCCAACGCCGACGCCTTTCCGGAGCTGGGCGCCGCCTGGTACGAGCAGGGCTTCGAGCGGGTCCTGGCCACCCTGGCGGACACCTTCCGGCGCCTCACCGAGCAGGGGCTCCTCAAGACCCCGGACCCGCTCCTGGCCGCCCACCACTTCTCCGGTCTGCTGCTGTGGATTCCGGTGAACCGGGCGATGTTCCACGGCGGCCCGCAGCATTCCGCCGCAGACCTGGACCGGCTCGCGGAGGGCGGCATCCGCGCCTTCCTGGCCGCCTACGCCTGA
- a CDS encoding HSP90 family protein, producing MTPPDTASTQPGDDRTFQVDLRGLVDLLSHHLYSSPRVYLRELLQNAVDALTARHTLEPAAADAYGIRLYADKTVVRIEDDGVGLTENDVHAFLATIGRSSKRAERIAEQRGDFIGQFGIGLLSCFLVADEIHVVSRSARTPGAPAVEWRGRGDGSYTVRTLPATAHPRPGTTVTLTPRADAGEWTRPARVHALARQYGSLLRHPVTFDDGTGGPGARVNPEPAPWARNHPTPGARSRALAAYGTEVFGFEPLDTIDLDLPAVGLKGIACVLPEAVPTGRRHGHRVHIKGMLLSEQAEEILPEWAFFVRCVVDAESLRPTASRESLYEDDTLAAVRDALAERLRAWISRVAASDPELLARFLRAHHLAVKSLAVHDDEILRMLLPWLPFETTDGSTSLDEFARTHRTVLVTNSVEEFRQVAAIASAAGLGVVNGGYTYDRELVHRLPEIRPEVSVADLDPATLTAHLDPVERETELAAAPYLAMARDALAVFDCDVALRTFQPASAPALLIDSRDARHERTRSQLAREQQGGVWGDILGALRQEAPRAQLILNQLNPLVRTAVAIDEPELARTSAEALYGQAALLSRRPLRPAESSLINRSFLDLLAHALRKDS from the coding sequence ATGACTCCGCCCGACACCGCTTCCACCCAGCCCGGCGACGACCGCACCTTCCAGGTGGATCTCCGGGGCCTCGTCGACCTCCTCTCGCACCACCTCTACTCCAGCCCCCGCGTCTACCTGCGCGAACTCCTGCAGAACGCCGTGGACGCGCTCACCGCCCGGCACACCCTCGAACCGGCCGCCGCCGACGCGTACGGCATCCGCCTGTACGCCGACAAAACCGTCGTACGCATCGAGGACGACGGCGTCGGACTCACCGAGAACGACGTCCACGCCTTCCTCGCCACCATCGGCCGCAGCAGCAAACGCGCCGAGCGCATCGCCGAACAGCGCGGCGACTTCATCGGCCAGTTCGGCATCGGCCTGCTCTCCTGCTTCCTCGTCGCGGACGAGATCCACGTCGTGAGCCGCTCCGCCCGCACCCCCGGCGCACCCGCCGTCGAATGGCGCGGACGCGGCGACGGCAGCTACACCGTCCGCACCCTGCCCGCCACCGCCCACCCGCGCCCCGGCACCACCGTCACCCTCACCCCGCGCGCCGACGCGGGGGAGTGGACCCGCCCCGCCCGGGTCCACGCCCTGGCCCGGCAGTACGGCTCCCTGCTGCGCCACCCCGTCACCTTCGACGACGGCACCGGCGGCCCCGGCGCCCGCGTCAACCCGGAACCCGCCCCCTGGGCCCGCAACCACCCGACACCGGGCGCCCGCTCCCGCGCCCTCGCCGCGTACGGCACCGAGGTCTTCGGGTTCGAGCCGCTGGACACCATCGACCTGGACCTGCCCGCCGTCGGGCTCAAGGGCATCGCCTGCGTCCTCCCCGAGGCCGTGCCCACCGGCCGCCGACACGGCCACCGCGTCCACATCAAGGGCATGCTGCTCTCCGAGCAGGCGGAGGAGATCCTGCCCGAGTGGGCGTTCTTCGTCCGCTGCGTCGTGGACGCCGAGAGCCTGCGCCCCACGGCCTCCCGCGAATCCCTGTACGAGGACGACACCCTCGCCGCCGTACGCGACGCGCTCGCCGAACGGCTGCGCGCCTGGATCTCCCGCGTCGCCGCCAGCGACCCGGAACTCCTCGCCCGCTTCCTGCGCGCCCACCACCTCGCCGTCAAGTCGCTCGCCGTGCACGACGACGAGATCCTGCGGATGCTGCTGCCCTGGCTGCCCTTCGAGACGACCGACGGCAGCACCAGCCTGGACGAGTTCGCCCGCACCCACCGCACGGTGCTCGTGACGAACAGCGTGGAGGAGTTCCGGCAGGTCGCCGCGATCGCCTCGGCCGCCGGACTCGGCGTCGTCAACGGCGGCTACACCTACGACCGGGAACTGGTCCACCGGCTCCCCGAGATCCGGCCCGAGGTCAGCGTCGCCGACCTCGACCCGGCGACCCTCACCGCCCACCTCGACCCCGTCGAGCGCGAGACCGAACTCGCCGCGGCCCCCTATCTGGCGATGGCCCGCGACGCGCTGGCCGTCTTCGACTGCGACGTCGCCCTGCGCACCTTCCAGCCCGCCTCCGCCCCGGCCCTCCTCATCGACAGCCGCGACGCCCGGCACGAACGCACCCGCTCCCAGCTCGCCCGCGAACAGCAGGGCGGCGTATGGGGCGACATCCTCGGCGCCCTGCGCCAGGAGGCCCCGCGCGCCCAGCTGATCCTCAACCAGCTCAACCCGCTGGTCCGCACGGCCGTCGCCATCGACGAACCCGAACTGGCCCGCACCAGCGCCGAAGCCCTGTACGGGCAGGCCGCCCTGCTGTCCCGGCGCCCGCTCAGGCCCGCCGAATCGAGCCTGATCAACCGCTCCTTCCTCGACCTCCTCGCCCACGCCCTCCGCAAGGACAGCTGA
- a CDS encoding O-acetyl-ADP-ribose deacetylase: protein MSTLSAVEVTLVRGDITRQTVDAVVNAANSSLLGGGGVDGAIHRRGGPEILAECRKLRASHYGGGLATGRAVATTAGRLDARWVVHTVGPVWSAAEDRSALLESCYRTSLRVAAELGARTVAFPAISTGVYGWPMDDGARIAVRTVLAEAAAPVEEVRFVLFDAAAYDEFERALAAARA, encoded by the coding sequence ATGAGCACACTTTCCGCCGTCGAAGTCACCCTGGTGCGGGGAGACATCACCCGGCAGACCGTCGACGCCGTCGTCAACGCCGCCAACTCCTCCCTGCTCGGCGGGGGCGGAGTGGACGGCGCGATCCATCGCCGGGGCGGCCCCGAAATCCTCGCCGAGTGCCGGAAGCTGCGTGCCTCGCACTACGGCGGCGGGCTGGCCACCGGCCGCGCCGTCGCCACCACGGCCGGCCGGCTCGACGCCCGCTGGGTCGTGCACACGGTCGGGCCGGTGTGGAGCGCGGCCGAGGACCGGTCGGCGCTGCTGGAGTCCTGCTACCGGACGTCCCTGCGCGTGGCCGCCGAGCTGGGCGCGCGTACCGTGGCCTTCCCCGCGATCTCCACCGGCGTCTACGGCTGGCCCATGGACGACGGAGCCCGCATCGCCGTGCGCACCGTGCTGGCCGAGGCCGCCGCCCCGGTCGAAGAAGTGCGGTTCGTGCTCTTCGACGCCGCCGCGTACGACGAGTTCGAGAGGGCCCTGGCGGCGGCGCGGGCCTGA
- a CDS encoding bleomycin resistance protein — protein sequence MTETTVPMLPCRTIQPVIDFYAALGFAVTFQQRSPNPYAVVERGGIQLHFFGMKGYEPAASYSTCYIRTDDVDALHHAFRAGLKAAYGRVPTRGLPRIGPLKDTSYGVRQFLVTDPGGNCLRVGQPISRDHHHRPAPEETFERALHHASLLADSKDDPASAARVIDRVLNLQGDEPTPVRLLRLLVLRADVAGRLGDDATAASALARAAGIRLTPQERKSAHGDLERLEELRDFRNTPRALHLTASSEAPSSTP from the coding sequence GTGACTGAGACGACCGTTCCGATGCTGCCCTGCCGGACCATTCAGCCCGTCATCGACTTCTACGCCGCTCTCGGATTCGCGGTGACCTTCCAGCAGCGCAGCCCCAACCCGTACGCCGTCGTGGAACGCGGGGGGATACAGCTGCACTTCTTCGGGATGAAGGGGTACGAGCCCGCCGCCTCCTACAGCACGTGCTACATCCGGACCGACGACGTCGACGCCCTGCACCACGCCTTCCGGGCCGGGCTCAAGGCCGCGTACGGGAGAGTTCCCACGCGCGGGCTGCCGCGGATCGGGCCGTTGAAGGACACCTCGTACGGCGTGCGCCAGTTCCTGGTGACCGATCCCGGCGGAAACTGCCTGCGCGTCGGGCAGCCGATCAGCCGGGACCACCACCACCGACCCGCGCCCGAGGAGACCTTCGAGCGGGCCCTGCACCACGCGTCCCTGCTCGCCGACTCCAAGGACGACCCGGCGAGCGCGGCGCGCGTCATCGACCGCGTACTGAACCTTCAGGGTGACGAGCCCACCCCGGTGCGGTTGCTGCGCCTCCTCGTCCTGCGCGCGGACGTCGCCGGGCGCCTCGGCGACGACGCGACGGCGGCCTCCGCACTCGCCAGGGCGGCAGGCATCCGACTCACCCCGCAGGAGCGGAAGTCGGCGCACGGCGACCTCGAACGACTGGAGGAGCTGCGGGACTTTCGGAACACGCCCCGGGCCCTCCACCTCACCGCATCCAGTGAGGCTCCGTCGTCCACCCCGTGA
- a CDS encoding DUF5713 family protein, giving the protein MPITNQQVTEHAFLQPLYEDAYFPDHLLDEGRAILHRLCERIEAERPSDLAALYVLSRAATEEFNALEEKLEAAGSGIETVAREEIAEDFWFLATAYGFADVDVEEMIEPRNW; this is encoded by the coding sequence ATGCCGATCACGAACCAGCAGGTCACGGAGCACGCGTTCCTGCAGCCGTTGTACGAGGACGCGTACTTTCCCGATCACCTCCTCGACGAGGGCCGGGCGATCCTGCACCGGCTGTGCGAGCGGATCGAGGCCGAAAGACCCTCGGACCTGGCCGCCCTGTACGTGCTGTCCCGCGCGGCGACGGAGGAGTTCAACGCGCTGGAGGAGAAGCTAGAAGCGGCGGGCAGCGGGATAGAGACGGTCGCGCGCGAGGAGATAGCCGAGGACTTCTGGTTCCTCGCCACGGCCTACGGCTTCGCGGACGTGGACGTCGAGGAGATGATCGAGCCCCGCAACTGGTGA
- a CDS encoding DUF305 domain-containing protein, with amino-acid sequence MTINRSTLRRTAVALVAAGTASLMPAACGSGGDGAPAHGSHASASASAPASAGQHNAVDTAFAKGMIPHHRQAVEMADLAPSRARSAAVKKLAEEIKKAQDPEIETLSGWLTSWGEDVPAAGSMDHSGHDMGDMGGMMTGEDMAELKKAKGRAFDTAFLDMMIEHHEGAVEMAKAERSGGAHARAKKMADRIITSQSAEIDRMNQLLGRD; translated from the coding sequence ATGACCATCAACCGCTCGACGCTCCGCCGTACCGCCGTCGCCCTCGTGGCGGCCGGCACCGCCTCCCTGATGCCGGCCGCCTGCGGCAGCGGCGGCGACGGCGCCCCCGCTCACGGCAGCCACGCCTCCGCTTCCGCCTCGGCACCGGCTTCCGCGGGGCAGCACAACGCCGTCGACACCGCCTTCGCCAAGGGGATGATCCCGCACCACCGCCAGGCCGTGGAGATGGCCGACCTCGCGCCGAGCCGCGCACGGTCGGCGGCGGTCAAGAAGCTCGCCGAGGAGATCAAGAAGGCCCAGGACCCGGAGATCGAAACACTCTCCGGGTGGCTCACCTCCTGGGGCGAGGACGTCCCGGCCGCGGGTTCCATGGACCATTCCGGCCACGACATGGGCGACATGGGCGGCATGATGACCGGCGAGGACATGGCCGAGCTGAAGAAGGCGAAGGGCCGGGCGTTCGACACGGCCTTCCTCGACATGATGATCGAGCACCACGAGGGCGCGGTGGAGATGGCCAAGGCCGAACGGTCCGGCGGGGCCCACGCCCGGGCGAAGAAGATGGCCGACCGGATCATCACTTCGCAGAGCGCCGAGATCGACCGCATGAACCAGCTCCTCGGCCGGGACTGA
- a CDS encoding DUF6153 family protein, translated as MTTRSRTRNRPTGRLYALLVLAVLAGILGMHALPASPFPAVRADHARAMAMPHAETGSTGAGQCAHSAGGTGHVGHADQMCAATGIGSPYTPPALSAAFSAGPAVAVRPESVPRSARDARAPPDLSELQLLRI; from the coding sequence ATGACCACGCGCAGCCGTACCCGCAACCGGCCCACCGGGCGGCTGTACGCGCTGCTGGTCCTCGCGGTACTGGCCGGCATCCTGGGCATGCACGCCCTTCCCGCCAGTCCCTTCCCGGCGGTCCGCGCCGACCACGCCCGCGCCATGGCGATGCCCCACGCGGAGACCGGTTCCACCGGCGCCGGGCAGTGCGCGCACTCCGCCGGCGGAACGGGCCATGTCGGCCACGCCGACCAGATGTGCGCGGCGACCGGGATCGGTTCCCCGTACACCCCGCCCGCGCTGAGTGCCGCGTTCAGCGCCGGCCCGGCCGTCGCCGTACGGCCCGAGAGCGTGCCGAGGTCGGCACGGGACGCACGGGCGCCGCCCGACCTGTCCGAACTGCAACTCCTGCGGATTTAG
- a CDS encoding AraC family transcriptional regulator: protein MDPLHDVLALLEVRAHLSASLTAGGDWAVRFDAPSGAEFNAVRRGSCRLEVEGAGQPLDLAEGDCYLLTGPYPSTLGSGSDIAPVPAAPLLAAAGNGTARAGRGEETLLVGGRFSFGPRARELLLDRLPPVIHIPAGAPHARTVGRVLAAIEQELAERPMASALVAEHLAVVMLVHALRLHLARAPHTVSGWMAGLADPVTAAALTALHEDPAHPWTVAELAGVCAVSRSTLAARFKNAVGRGPLEYLTHWRIELTARRLRDTDATLAAIARDVGYGSESALSVAFKRVTGLPPGDYRRRPAAPDSRRPDGPGSPPRPHTSPVR, encoded by the coding sequence GTGGACCCGCTGCATGACGTCCTGGCCCTGCTGGAGGTACGAGCCCACCTGTCCGCGAGCCTCACCGCCGGCGGGGACTGGGCCGTACGGTTCGACGCGCCGTCCGGCGCCGAGTTCAACGCGGTACGGCGCGGCTCCTGCCGGCTGGAGGTCGAGGGCGCCGGCCAGCCGCTCGACCTCGCCGAGGGCGACTGCTACCTCCTCACCGGCCCCTACCCCTCCACGCTCGGCAGCGGTTCGGACATCGCTCCCGTCCCCGCCGCGCCCCTCCTCGCGGCCGCCGGGAACGGCACCGCGCGGGCGGGCCGGGGCGAGGAAACCCTCCTCGTCGGCGGCCGGTTCTCCTTCGGACCCCGCGCCCGGGAACTGCTCCTGGACCGGCTGCCCCCGGTCATCCACATCCCCGCCGGCGCCCCGCACGCCCGGACGGTGGGCCGGGTACTCGCCGCCATCGAACAGGAACTGGCGGAGCGGCCGATGGCCTCCGCCCTCGTGGCGGAACACCTCGCCGTCGTCATGCTCGTCCACGCCCTCCGCCTGCACCTCGCCCGCGCCCCGCACACCGTCTCCGGCTGGATGGCCGGCCTGGCCGACCCCGTGACCGCCGCCGCCCTGACCGCCCTGCACGAGGACCCGGCGCACCCCTGGACCGTCGCCGAACTGGCCGGGGTCTGCGCCGTCTCCCGCTCCACGCTCGCCGCCCGCTTCAAGAACGCCGTCGGCCGGGGGCCGTTGGAGTACCTGACGCACTGGCGCATCGAACTGACCGCCCGCCGGCTCCGGGACACCGACGCCACGCTCGCCGCCATCGCCCGTGACGTCGGCTACGGCTCGGAGAGCGCCCTCAGCGTCGCCTTCAAACGTGTCACCGGGCTGCCGCCGGGGGACTACCGCCGCCGCCCCGCCGCACCGGACTCACGGCGGCCGGACGGCCCCGGCTCCCCGCCGCGCCCGCACACGAGCCCGGTCCGGTGA